A genomic stretch from Lathyrus oleraceus cultivar Zhongwan6 chromosome 2, CAAS_Psat_ZW6_1.0, whole genome shotgun sequence includes:
- the LOC127118392 gene encoding HMG-Y-related protein A yields the protein MATREVNKPLSLPPYPELILKAIDSLNEPNGSNKSAISNYIESVYGELPEGHSVVLLYHLNQMKESGDLVFAKNNYLRPDPNAPPKRGRGRPPKAKDPLASPPSGAVSTPRPRGRPPKDPNAPPKTPKASGSGRPRGRPKKIARTEDVEASTPSPVSVAAVNVDVVVPCVAAVPTSSGRPRGRPPKVKPQLTQVSVS from the exons ATGGCAACAAGAGAGGTTAATAAGCCTCTGTCACTTCCTCCTTACCCTGAG TTGATACTGAAGGCTATTGATTCACTGAATGAACCAAATGGATCAAACAAATCAGCAATATCAAACTACATAGAATCAGTTTACGGTGAACTACCAGAAGGCCATTCGGTTGTTCTTTTATATCATCTGAACCAGATGAAAGAGAGTGGAGACCTTGTTTTTGCAAAGAACAACTACTTGAGGCCTGATCCAAATGCTCCACCGAAGAGAGGACGCGGTAGGCCTCCAAAGGCGAAGGATCCATTGGCCTCACCGCCTTCAGGTGCTGTGTCCACACCGAGGCCAAGGGGTCGTCCGCCTAAGGATCCTAATGCGCCACCGAAGACTCCAAAGGCTTCTGGAAGTGGTAGGCCAAGGGGTAGGCCGAAGAAGATTGCTAGGACTGAGGATGTTGAAGCTTCAACTCCTAGTCCTGTGAGTGTTGCTGCTGTtaatgttgatgttgttgttccATGTGTTGCTGCTGTTCCTACTTCGAGTGGGAGACCAAGGGGTAGGCCTCCTAAGGTGAAGCCTCAGTTGACACAAGTGAGTGTTTCATAG
- the LOC127122158 gene encoding uncharacterized protein LOC127122158 codes for MAEYEACILGIEAVIDLRIKILEVYGDPALVIIQVKGDWEARDHKLVLYKENVLKIISYFDKITLHHISQEENQLVDALATLSSMFKVKWKNEASFIHIDYLDEPTYCLATEDEFDIHPWFYDIMRYLESKEYPENASITDKKYLQKLSVKFFLSG; via the coding sequence atggcggagtacgaggcttgtatccTCGGCATTGAAGCAGttattgatctaaggatcaaaatCCTCGAAGTCTATGGGGATCCAGCCTTGGTCATCATccaagtcaaaggagattgggaAGCTCGAGATCACAAGTTGGTCTTATACAAGGAGAATGTCTTAAAGATAATCTCGTACTTCGACAAGATTACATTACATCACATCTCGCAAGAGGAGAATCAGTTGGTTGATGCCTTAGCTACCTTAtcatccatgtttaaggtcaaGTGGAAAAATGAAGCATCATTTATCCACATTGACTACTTGGATGAACCAACCTACTGTTTGGCAACCGAAGACGAGTTTGATATCCATCCTTGGTTTTATGATATCATGAGGTACTTGGAGAGCAAGGAATACCCAGAAAATGCATCCATCACAGACAAGAAGTATCTCCAAAAGCTCTCGGTCAAGTTCTTTTTGAGTGGATAG